The nucleotide window AGCATACTGGAAACACATTCCCATCCCCTTCGCAATGATTGTTATCTTGTCCTGGCATATCCTGATAATAAGCCGATTCATGTTATGTGTACAAAAGATAAAGATGAAAATCTTATTGTTTTATATGCCTATCGCCCCTCAGAACCTACATGGAAAGATGAACGAACAAGAAGACAAGTCAAAGGCCAACCAATGGATGAAAACCTGAGAAAATGTTTTTTCTGCAATAGTGATATAGAACCAATAACCGTGGGTAATTTTGATTTCCGATGGGAGGGCAGTCTGTATGTTATCAAAGGTGTGCCTGCAGGACTGTGTGTTCAATGCGGAGAAAAATACATTTCTGCTGAAGCTTCAAAAAAGATTGTTGCAAAAATTGAAAAAAAGGATTTTACAGGAAAAGACGATGTCCTTGTCTTTGAATATGAAGGATAAATCAAGATCCTGTTCATGATATTGGAAGGTACGTATGAAGGGGCTTGAACTTTGCCACAAGTATTTCAATGCTTATGGCGAACAGATGATAAACAAAAAATTTTATTCATACCGCAACAAGATTGCTGTTGGAATGGTTGGTGAGGGTTCAGAGTGCCTTGGGTTTGATGATCCTATATCCAGGGATCATGATTGGGGGCCTGGCTTTTGTCTTTGGCTGGGTGATGCGGATTTCGATGAAATCGGCAGCCGGCTTCAGGAAGCATATGAACAACTGCCAAGGATTTTCATGGGATTTGTCCGTAAGCCTGCTGCCTTAAGCAATCAGAAGAACGGTGTTTTCAGGATCTCTGATTTTTATAAACGCTTTACAGGGCTTGCCCATGCCCCTGAAAATAACATGCAATGGGTTAATTTGTCTGATGAATATCTTTGTGCTTGTACAAGTGGAAAGGTCTTTTTTGATCCTTTGGGTCAATTTTCAGATATACGAAACAAACTTCTCAATTTTTATCCCGAAGACGTCCGTCTATTTAAGATAGCTGCCAAATGTATGACCTGTGCCCAGTCCGGGCAGTATAATTTTATGAGATCCGTCAAAAGAGGGGAAGTTTTTGCTGCAGCATATGCTTTAAATACATTTTGCTCGGATATCATTTCCCTTGTCTTTTTATTGAACAAAAAGTTTGTTCCGTTTTATAAATGGAAACACAGAGCTGTCCGCGAATTATCCATCCTTGGTGAATCTATTTACGAAAATATAACTCAGCTGCTTTTTGTAAATGATGAGATTAAAAAAAATAAGATCATTGAAAATAGTTGCGCCCAGATCATAAATGAGATCAAAAATCAGGGAATGAGTGAATCAAAAAGTGACTTTTTATTAGAGCATGGGATAGAGGTTCAAAAAAGGATACAGGATATAAAATTGCGGGAAAGGGATGCTTGGGGCGGGTGAAGACTAATGACTAAAAATATTTTAATTATAGGCGGAAGTTATTTTGCCGGCAGATCTTTGGTGGAACATTTAGTCGTTCAAAAAGATGTAACCCTGTTTACATTTAACCGGGGAAACATTCCCTTGAATATCAGCCGGGTTACACAGCTTCATGGTGACAGGACCGACAGTCAATCAATAAAAGATAATATTCCTACAATGGACTGGGATGTCCTGATTGATTTTTGCGGTTATGCGCCGGATGATATAAAAAAGGTGATACAATCTGTTCCTGGAAATATAAAACAGTATATCTTCATCAGTTCTGCCAGTGTGTATGATCATTCATCCATCCTTCCTCTTGACGAGACAACCCGGACGATAGAAACTCCTCAGCCGGAACTTGGAGAATACGCTGAATATGGATTAAATAAAATCAAAGCCGAGCAGTTGCTTGAAAAAGAATGCCTTAACAGATCCATATCATGGACCATACTGCGGCCTTCAATTGTATATGGCAAATTCAACTATGCACCAAGGGAAAATTATTTTTTTGATTTGCTTGAAAAAGCCGAGCCCGTTATCCTGCCAGAGAATAATCTTGCATTGTTTAATTTTATTTTTGTAGATGATCTTGCAAAAATTATTATAAAATGCATTGAAAATCCAAGCGCCCGTAACCAGGTGTTTAATACCGTATCTCATGAGTATTTTTCATATGATACCTATGTTGCGATGTTGGAAAAAGTGATAAACAAGAAAATTAAAACCGTTGCAATGAGTGTGGACAAAATAGTGCAGGGACGTATTCCCCTGCCTTTTCCAATTGATCAGCACCAGGTTTATTCAGGAGCAAAACTGAATAAAGCAATCGGTTTTGAGTTTATATCATTGTTTGAGGGAATGAAAAGAACCTATGAATTTCATCAATTTTTAATGGAAAGCAAAAGGGGGCAGTAAAATGGACGTGTACAAAAGAAGCAGGGAAGTTTTGATCAAAAGCATTTTAAATATAGAATTGAGTATGTTTCTTAAGGTGAATGGTGAGTCCAATGCCCCGTGCCAGGAACACCCGGATGCGTTTAGAAAAATCCGGGGAAGCATTTATGAGTTCTGGTCTGATGAAATGCTGGAATCCTATTTCAATGATCTGGTTGTAGCGGAAAGAAGTGACAGGAATCTTGTTTTTGAAAAATATGCCAGAATGGATAACAAGATACCAAAAACCAATAATAATCCGCTAATTGATAATATTGTTGAAATTGAACAAAAATGGCAGGAAAATTTAAAAGAGATGTATCCTGCAATTTATAATCATACCTGCCGGGACATGAATCTGGCATCCGATGGCAGTAATTTTAAGGTTTACCTTGCAAGTGAGCTTGAAACCTATAGCGACAGAACTCTGAAAAAATATTACGACCATGTAAAAACAGCTTTTGATAAAGGAGAGAACCTTTCTGTTGAAATGCTTGGACAGTTGGCTAAAAAAAGCGGGATTGAGAGTCTTGAAAAATTAGAACAATTAATGCAGGCAGATGTGAACTAATGAAATGGAATACAGGAAAAATACTTAGTAAAAGGGAATCGCTTACTCCGGATAAAACAGCCGTTATTTTTGAAGACACCCCTGTGACGTATAAAGAACTGAACAGGGAAACAAATAGAGTTGCTCACTTTTTTCAGCAAAAAGGATTGAAAAAAGGAGATCGTATTGCTCTGGATCTTTTAAACTGCCCCGAATTTCTGGCCTGCTATTTTGCAGCAGGTAAACTGGGCTTGATCGTGGTGCCTTTGAATTACAGACTGGTAGCCCAGGAACTGAAATATCAGATTAACCAATGTAATTGCAGTCTGCTTGTGTTTAATGATAAATTCAGTGAAAATATTTACCCTGTTCGACATTCTCTGGATGTAAAAGAGGATAATTTTGTTTGTGTTACAGGTTATACGGATAAAAACCAGTGTCCTGAATGGGCTGTAGACTATCACCAAATCATTGAAAAATATCCTTTTTCCGAACCTGTTCCTGATGAAGTTATTGATTTGGATGATCCTTTTGTTATTTTGTATACATCCGGGGTTACGGGCAATCCAAAAGGAGCTGTTATCACCCACGGTCAGACTTATTTTAAATGTTTTCAGATCATTAATTATACTGATATGCGTCAGGATGATATCTTTCATTCCCAGGCACCTTTGTGTCATTCTGCAGGGCTTGCAGCTGTGACAACGCCGGCACTGTGTCGCGGGGCAACCATTTTGATGAGATCAAAATTTGATCCTGAGAAATTTGCTTTGGATATAGAAAAATACAAGGCAACCATTGTGTTCAGTTTGACCACCATGATGCGGTTTGTCATTGATACAGGAGTCCTTGACCAAGTGGACTTAAGCAGTGTGCGTTTTGCATTTGGCGGTGGTGAAAAAACTCCTCTGGAATTTTTTGACGAGTTGGATGAAAAAGGATTGAAACTTCTCCCTGGATTCGGGCAAACTGAAAATTCAGCCATGGTTTTAATGCCCATGGATGCTCCTGAAAGCAAAAAAAAATCAGCAGGCCTGCCTAATTTTTTTACGGATTTATGGATACAAAATGAAAAGGGTGAAAAGCTTGCTCCAGGTGAAATAGGTCAGATAGTTGCCATGGGTCCTAATGTGATGGAAGGGTACTGGAACATGCCGGAAGAAACCAAAAATACCATAATTGATAATGTGCTGTATACAGGAGATCTTGGCTATCTTGACGAGGATGGATATCTTTATATCGTTGACAGGGTAAAGGATATGTATCGAAGCGGTGCTGAAAATGTTTACCCGGCAGAAGTGGAAGCGGTTTTGATGGAACACCCTAAAATAAGGAGAGTGGCCATTGTAGGTGTTCCTGATGAAAAATGGGGAGAAACCGGAAAAGCTTTTATTGTCTGTTATCAAGGTGAGACGATCAGCTATGAAGAGGTGTTGTCGTTTTTAGAGGGCAAACTTGCCAGGTTTAAATTTCCAAAAACGATTCAACTGCTTGATTCAATGCCGGTAACAGTGACGGGCAAGTTGAAAAAAGCGGTGTTAAAAGAGGAATTTTGTTGAAGAAAAAAAAAGGCCTTTGATATAAAATTACTTATGGTGGAAGATGTCCATCATATGATGATAACTTTTTTTAAGAAAGCTGGTATTGCCGGGAAAAATGTGAGACTGTTTTTTGTTTTCAGGGCTGCAGGATTTGATATTGTATTGGTAGTTATCATTCTTGGAGATTGCAGGCAGCAAAACGCTGCTTTTTAAAAGAAAATTCAAGGAAATAAAATGAAAATACATGAATATCAGGCAAAGGAACTTTTTAGAAAATATAATGTTCCTGTTGCTGAAAGCTGTGTTGCTTTTTCAAAAGAAGAAGCTTTGAAGGCTGCAAATGATCTTGGCGTTTTCCCCGTGGTGATCAAGGCTCAGATTCATGCCGGAGGAAGGGGGAAAGGAGGCGGTGTGAAGCTTGCTGCAAATCAGGAACAGGTATTAACAATTGCCGATCAATTTCTTGGAATGAGGCTGGTTACCCATCAGACAGGGCCTGAAGGAAAGATAGTAAGAAAGGTCTTGGTTGAAGCCGGTCAGAGTATTGACAAAGAGTTTTATTTGAGTCTCCTGGTTGACAGGCATACTGAAAAAATTGTGATCATGGCAAGTCAGGCCGGTGGCATCGATATTGAGGATGTTGCGCAAAAAACACCTGAAAAAATCTTCAAGGTGTATGTGGACCCGCTTTTAGGCATACAAGGGTATCAATTACGGGAAGTTGGATTTCGCCTTGGCTTTCCCGCTCCCGCGATGAAACAGCTGTATGGATTGTTGTTCAATCTTTACAAGTTTTTTGTGGAAAATGATGCTTCTCTTGTTGAAATAAACCCTTTAATCCTTACTTCGGAAGGGGTGGTACTGGCTTTGGATGCCAAAGTGGATTTTGATTCAAATGCCCTTTACCGGCACAAGGATATTCTGGAATTAAGGGATCTTGACGAGGAAGATCCACTGGAAGTGGAAGCTTCCAAGTACAACCTTAATTATGTCAACCTTGACGGCAATGTTGGCAATATTGTCAATGGAGCAGGTCTGGCAATGGCCACTATGGACATCATAAAGAATGCAGGTGCTGCTCCTGCTAATTTTATGGATGTCGGCGGAGGAGCAACTTC belongs to Desulfobacula toluolica Tol2 and includes:
- a CDS encoding DUF4258 domain-containing protein, with product MSKKLTLIMDWIKSRTKDRIYFNSEHMVRYLTRRTFSISEIETVLAEGSILETHSHPLRNDCYLVLAYPDNKPIHVMCTKDKDENLIVLYAYRPSEPTWKDERTRRQVKGQPMDENLRKCFFCNSDIEPITVGNFDFRWEGSLYVIKGVPAGLCVQCGEKYISAEASKKIVAKIEKKDFTGKDDVLVFEYEG
- a CDS encoding DUF4037 domain-containing protein; the protein is MKGLELCHKYFNAYGEQMINKKFYSYRNKIAVGMVGEGSECLGFDDPISRDHDWGPGFCLWLGDADFDEIGSRLQEAYEQLPRIFMGFVRKPAALSNQKNGVFRISDFYKRFTGLAHAPENNMQWVNLSDEYLCACTSGKVFFDPLGQFSDIRNKLLNFYPEDVRLFKIAAKCMTCAQSGQYNFMRSVKRGEVFAAAYALNTFCSDIISLVFLLNKKFVPFYKWKHRAVRELSILGESIYENITQLLFVNDEIKKNKIIENSCAQIINEIKNQGMSESKSDFLLEHGIEVQKRIQDIKLRERDAWGG
- a CDS encoding NAD-dependent epimerase/dehydratase family protein, producing MTKNILIIGGSYFAGRSLVEHLVVQKDVTLFTFNRGNIPLNISRVTQLHGDRTDSQSIKDNIPTMDWDVLIDFCGYAPDDIKKVIQSVPGNIKQYIFISSASVYDHSSILPLDETTRTIETPQPELGEYAEYGLNKIKAEQLLEKECLNRSISWTILRPSIVYGKFNYAPRENYFFDLLEKAEPVILPENNLALFNFIFVDDLAKIIIKCIENPSARNQVFNTVSHEYFSYDTYVAMLEKVINKKIKTVAMSVDKIVQGRIPLPFPIDQHQVYSGAKLNKAIGFEFISLFEGMKRTYEFHQFLMESKRGQ
- a CDS encoding DUF4125 family protein; its protein translation is MDVYKRSREVLIKSILNIELSMFLKVNGESNAPCQEHPDAFRKIRGSIYEFWSDEMLESYFNDLVVAERSDRNLVFEKYARMDNKIPKTNNNPLIDNIVEIEQKWQENLKEMYPAIYNHTCRDMNLASDGSNFKVYLASELETYSDRTLKKYYDHVKTAFDKGENLSVEMLGQLAKKSGIESLEKLEQLMQADVN
- a CDS encoding class I adenylate-forming enzyme family protein, which encodes MKWNTGKILSKRESLTPDKTAVIFEDTPVTYKELNRETNRVAHFFQQKGLKKGDRIALDLLNCPEFLACYFAAGKLGLIVVPLNYRLVAQELKYQINQCNCSLLVFNDKFSENIYPVRHSLDVKEDNFVCVTGYTDKNQCPEWAVDYHQIIEKYPFSEPVPDEVIDLDDPFVILYTSGVTGNPKGAVITHGQTYFKCFQIINYTDMRQDDIFHSQAPLCHSAGLAAVTTPALCRGATILMRSKFDPEKFALDIEKYKATIVFSLTTMMRFVIDTGVLDQVDLSSVRFAFGGGEKTPLEFFDELDEKGLKLLPGFGQTENSAMVLMPMDAPESKKKSAGLPNFFTDLWIQNEKGEKLAPGEIGQIVAMGPNVMEGYWNMPEETKNTIIDNVLYTGDLGYLDEDGYLYIVDRVKDMYRSGAENVYPAEVEAVLMEHPKIRRVAIVGVPDEKWGETGKAFIVCYQGETISYEEVLSFLEGKLARFKFPKTIQLLDSMPVTVTGKLKKAVLKEEFC
- the sucC gene encoding ADP-forming succinate--CoA ligase subunit beta; amino-acid sequence: MKIHEYQAKELFRKYNVPVAESCVAFSKEEALKAANDLGVFPVVIKAQIHAGGRGKGGGVKLAANQEQVLTIADQFLGMRLVTHQTGPEGKIVRKVLVEAGQSIDKEFYLSLLVDRHTEKIVIMASQAGGIDIEDVAQKTPEKIFKVYVDPLLGIQGYQLREVGFRLGFPAPAMKQLYGLLFNLYKFFVENDASLVEINPLILTSEGVVLALDAKVDFDSNALYRHKDILELRDLDEEDPLEVEASKYNLNYVNLDGNVGNIVNGAGLAMATMDIIKNAGAAPANFMDVGGGATSEQVENAFRIILADPKVKAILINIFGGILRCDIFAKGVVDAVKKTGISVPVVVRMRGTNMDEGKKILIDSGLNFINAFDLSDAAAKIAAAVN